A genomic window from Thiomonas arsenitoxydans includes:
- a CDS encoding tyrosine-type recombinase/integrase: MASVVQLPSGRFRAFARIKEMKAAQVFERREEAQIWADATEKRMRAGRWAAPTVKREDARKTVQDGFAAYVQSEDWLRKAEVTRRVELRKQLPVIEALGTRYLSELSADDVRNYIAKRRKTRPSRAKKDDKEARLSPDQIRLEVAALSAMCNFAVERHWMETNPARGVKRPTSNRRTVRLDDELIGQILAHPKVRDDLRAYLYFRLLFSTVCRPGELATARKEWYRANPPQIRIPRTKNEDERAIIIPNSMALSFGRYIELDDTSSPYIFSSAAREKGTWKPFNYAGVWRVLARDLQLRQKGIVPHVARHEGVSRLFERTNLSDGQIAAVSGHRTAQALWRYKHLRAEHSRGIVNALDNIVVEAVGSVVNGANRTAQSNMPPEMLVPSNPPIDNPKSRKQEQMEIKARQQFEILSGAVYFPGVPLHEQPTKRAPSQGGENHKKQSKKPEQSK; encoded by the coding sequence ATGGCTTCAGTAGTTCAGCTTCCAAGCGGGCGCTTTCGCGCCTTCGCCCGCATCAAGGAAATGAAGGCAGCTCAAGTCTTTGAGCGGCGCGAGGAAGCCCAGATTTGGGCGGATGCAACTGAGAAACGCATGCGCGCTGGAAGATGGGCCGCTCCGACCGTCAAGCGCGAGGATGCACGCAAAACAGTCCAGGACGGGTTCGCCGCGTATGTGCAGTCCGAAGACTGGCTCAGAAAAGCCGAGGTGACGCGACGCGTAGAACTGCGCAAGCAACTCCCAGTTATTGAGGCGCTCGGAACCAGATATCTGTCCGAATTGTCGGCCGATGATGTTCGAAACTACATCGCAAAGCGCCGCAAAACGCGGCCCAGCCGCGCCAAAAAGGATGATAAAGAGGCCCGCCTGAGTCCGGACCAAATCCGTCTAGAGGTTGCTGCGCTCTCTGCTATGTGCAATTTCGCGGTCGAGCGACATTGGATGGAAACAAATCCAGCAAGGGGAGTGAAGCGGCCCACCTCGAATCGCCGAACCGTGCGTCTTGATGACGAACTCATCGGCCAAATCTTGGCCCACCCCAAGGTACGTGACGATTTACGCGCCTACCTGTACTTTCGTCTCCTATTTTCGACGGTTTGTCGCCCAGGGGAGCTAGCCACGGCGCGCAAAGAATGGTATCGAGCAAATCCGCCTCAAATAAGAATTCCTCGCACCAAAAATGAAGATGAGCGCGCCATCATCATCCCAAACAGTATGGCTCTCAGCTTTGGTCGCTATATCGAATTAGATGACACCAGCTCCCCTTACATCTTCAGCTCTGCAGCACGCGAAAAAGGTACTTGGAAACCGTTCAATTACGCCGGAGTCTGGCGCGTCTTAGCTAGAGACCTGCAGCTGAGGCAGAAGGGCATTGTTCCACACGTGGCCCGGCATGAAGGCGTATCGCGTTTATTCGAACGCACAAACCTTTCGGATGGCCAGATTGCCGCCGTATCGGGACATCGCACCGCACAAGCGCTCTGGCGCTACAAGCACCTAAGGGCCGAGCATTCACGCGGTATTGTGAATGCCCTTGACAATATCGTCGTCGAGGCGGTCGGCTCGGTAGTCAACGGCGCTAACCGGACGGCACAAAGTAATATGCCGCCAGAAATGTTGGTGCCTTCCAATCCGCCAATTGATAATCCGAAAAGTCGGAAGCAAGAACAGATGGAGATTAAGGCGAGACAGCAATTTGAAATTCTAAGTGGTGCCGTATACTTTCCTGGAGTCCCTCTTCATGAGCAACCTACGAAACGCGCGCCGTCGCAAGGGGGTGAAAATCACAAAAAGCAATCCAAAAAGCCAGAACAATCCAAGTAG
- a CDS encoding MFS transporter: MSQTAVSSPATESDDAVVSRAAFVRLFAAVMLPIFLAAVDQTLLAAATPAIARDLGDFADSAWIAVGYLLASTIMAPLYGRLGDRYGRRDALMAALGLFALGSLACAAAQGMWWLIGARLLQGLGGGGLMVMSQALIGEVVPPRQRPRFQAYFGVVFVLASVTGPVLGGLVVSHFSWRWLFIGNLPLAALAVWRGSRLPASARYAQPGQSHDALGVLLFAASASTLLLWLTLAGHRFAWASLPSALMAGTALVLGIVLFWRERRHPHPFLPLELLHLPAIGWTAATMVLFAAGLFALVFFLPVYLQVGHATGAAHAGLLLLPLTAGLVLGSNATGRVVARTGRPDVPARWGLSVAAMALGLLGVAPAAPWVIGALGVAAGLGFGTVMPTAQLVVQTVAGRSRLGAAAATVSLARSTGAAVGTAVFGSLVFGLTSSADLQAALHTADPAAAQSVIRAFHLAFFCAGGLTLLAAWTSTRVPRVTI, translated from the coding sequence ATGTCGCAAACTGCTGTTTCTTCTCCCGCCACAGAGTCGGATGATGCTGTCGTCAGCCGAGCCGCGTTTGTGCGCTTGTTCGCTGCGGTCATGCTGCCGATTTTTTTGGCAGCCGTCGATCAGACCTTGCTGGCGGCCGCCACACCGGCCATCGCGCGTGATCTGGGCGACTTTGCCGATAGCGCCTGGATCGCAGTGGGCTATTTGCTGGCCTCCACCATCATGGCGCCGCTGTATGGACGTCTCGGAGATCGCTATGGCCGCCGCGATGCGCTCATGGCGGCGCTGGGCCTGTTTGCGCTGGGTTCGCTGGCCTGTGCTGCAGCGCAGGGCATGTGGTGGTTGATTGGCGCGCGGCTGCTGCAGGGTCTGGGCGGTGGCGGTTTGATGGTGATGAGTCAGGCACTCATCGGCGAAGTGGTGCCGCCGCGCCAAAGGCCGCGCTTTCAGGCGTATTTCGGCGTGGTGTTCGTGCTGGCCAGCGTGACGGGGCCGGTTTTGGGCGGCTTGGTCGTCAGTCACTTCAGCTGGCGCTGGCTGTTCATCGGCAATCTGCCGCTGGCTGCGCTGGCGGTTTGGCGGGGGTCGCGCCTGCCGGCTAGCGCGCGCTATGCGCAACCGGGGCAGTCGCACGATGCCCTGGGCGTGTTGTTGTTCGCCGCCTCGGCTTCCACCCTGTTGTTGTGGCTCACACTGGCGGGGCACCGTTTCGCCTGGGCTTCGCTGCCCAGCGCGCTCATGGCGGGGACGGCATTGGTGCTGGGCATAGTGCTGTTCTGGCGCGAGCGGCGGCATCCCCACCCGTTTCTTCCCCTTGAGTTGCTTCATCTGCCCGCCATCGGATGGACGGCCGCCACCATGGTGCTGTTCGCGGCGGGCTTGTTCGCTCTGGTGTTCTTTCTGCCGGTTTATCTGCAGGTGGGACACGCCACCGGCGCGGCGCACGCGGGCCTGCTGCTGTTGCCGCTCACCGCCGGGCTGGTGCTCGGCTCCAACGCCACAGGCCGCGTGGTGGCGCGCACAGGCCGTCCCGATGTGCCGGCCCGCTGGGGGTTGAGCGTTGCGGCGATGGCGCTGGGCTTGCTGGGCGTGGCGCCTGCGGCGCCGTGGGTCATCGGTGCGCTGGGGGTTGCGGCGGGGCTGGGATTCGGCACGGTGATGCCGACGGCGCAACTGGTGGTGCAGACGGTGGCGGGTCGCAGCCGCTTGGGCGCCGCGGCGGCCACGGTGTCTCTGGCGCGCTCCACCGGGGCGGCGGTGGGCACCGCGGTGTTTGGTTCGCTAGTGTTCGGCCTGACGTCGAGCGCCGACTTGCAGGCCGCTTTGCACACGGCAGACCCCGCCGCGGCTCAGTCGGTGATTCGCGCTTTCCATCTGGCGTTTTTCTGCGCTGGCGGGCTGACGCTGCTCGCCGCCTGGACCTCCACCCGGGTGCCGCGCGTGACGATTTGA
- a CDS encoding D-hexose-6-phosphate mutarotase, whose translation MHSLDSLSRFSIPGQLRFHAHPTGLIFAEIDHAAGVASLCLQGAHLTSFRPKSQPEPVVWVSEAARYLPGKSIRGGVPVCWPWFGPHASESSFPAHGFARTVPWAVVDSGASQGATHLTLQLQPSDATRAQWPHDTPVSLRIRVSEVLEMDLITHNATAQPLPLSEALHTYFQVGDIAEVQLLGLDGCSYLDKTEAFARKQQQGAVRFAAETDRVYVDTSAECVIVDPLLQRRIRIAKQGSASTVVWTPWEQKAAAMGDFTAQGWRNMLCVESANAADNALTLQPGETHTLSVRYSAEAL comes from the coding sequence ATGCACAGCCTCGACTCGCTCAGCCGTTTTTCCATCCCCGGTCAACTTCGGTTCCATGCCCATCCAACCGGGCTGATTTTCGCTGAAATCGACCATGCCGCAGGCGTGGCCAGCCTCTGTCTGCAGGGCGCTCACCTCACCAGCTTTCGCCCCAAGTCGCAGCCGGAGCCGGTGGTGTGGGTGTCTGAAGCGGCGCGCTATCTGCCGGGCAAGTCCATTCGTGGCGGCGTGCCGGTGTGCTGGCCCTGGTTCGGGCCGCACGCCAGCGAGAGCAGTTTTCCGGCGCACGGCTTTGCCCGCACCGTGCCCTGGGCGGTGGTGGACAGCGGGGCATCGCAAGGCGCGACGCACCTCACGCTGCAACTGCAGCCCTCAGACGCCACCCGCGCGCAATGGCCGCATGACACGCCGGTTTCCCTGCGCATCCGCGTGTCGGAGGTGTTGGAGATGGACCTGATCACGCACAACGCCACCGCGCAACCGCTGCCGCTCAGCGAGGCGCTGCACACTTATTTCCAGGTCGGCGATATTGCCGAGGTGCAATTGCTGGGGCTCGATGGCTGCAGCTACCTCGACAAGACCGAGGCCTTCGCCCGCAAGCAGCAACAGGGCGCGGTGCGCTTCGCCGCCGAAACCGACCGGGTGTATGTGGACACATCAGCGGAGTGCGTCATCGTCGATCCGCTGCTGCAGCGGCGCATTCGCATTGCCAAGCAGGGATCGGCGTCCACCGTGGTCTGGACGCCGTGGGAGCAGAAAGCCGCCGCCATGGGCGACTTCACCGCGCAGGGCTGGCGCAACATGCTGTGCGTGGAGTCGGCCAACGCGGCAGACAACGCGCTTACCTTGCAGCCCGGCGAAACCCACACCCTGAGCGTGCGCTACAGCGCCGAAGCGCTGTGA
- a CDS encoding GMC family oxidoreductase produces the protein MADTPFDYIIIGAGTAGSLLANRLSADADKRVLLIEAGRKDDYPWIHIPVGYLYCIGNPRTDWLYHTEADPGLNGRTLRYPRGKVLGGCSSINGMIYMRGQARDYDAWAALTGDEAWRWEACLPDFIAHENHWRRDAGADRANDPFFAALHGHGGECRVEKQRLRWDILDAFAQAAQQAGIPATDDFNRGSNEGVSYFEVNQKGGWRWNTAKAFLRPTCYGRPNFELWNGAHVTRLLFDTAPDGSQRCTGVEVWTGQEKITAHATREVLLSAGAIGSPQILQLSGVGPAALLQQHGITPLIDLPGVGANLQDHLQIRAVFKVKGARTLNTRAASSWGKAMIGLEYALRRTGPMSMAPSQLGVFTRSSAQYVHPNIQYHVQPLSLDAFGEPLHSFDAFTASVCNLNPGSRGTVQIKSPRFADAPAISPHYLSTDEDRQVAADSLRLTRRIVAQPALARYAPEEFKPGTQFQTDAELARLAGDIATTIFHPAGTTAMGRADDAGAVVDTRLRLRDGRGGVVAGLRVVDAGVMPRIPSGNINSPTLMIAEKAARWIRADAQTPS, from the coding sequence GTGGCCGACACCCCCTTCGACTACATCATCATCGGCGCGGGCACCGCGGGCAGCCTGCTGGCCAACCGCCTTAGCGCCGATGCCGACAAGCGCGTGCTGCTGATCGAGGCCGGGCGCAAAGACGACTACCCCTGGATCCACATTCCGGTGGGCTATCTGTACTGCATCGGCAACCCGCGCACCGACTGGCTCTACCACACCGAAGCCGACCCCGGGCTCAACGGCCGCACCCTGCGCTACCCGCGCGGCAAAGTGCTGGGCGGGTGCAGCAGCATCAACGGCATGATCTATATGCGCGGCCAGGCCCGCGACTACGACGCCTGGGCCGCCCTGACCGGCGACGAGGCCTGGCGCTGGGAAGCCTGCCTGCCCGACTTCATCGCCCACGAAAACCACTGGCGCCGCGATGCCGGCGCCGACCGCGCGAACGACCCGTTCTTCGCCGCGCTGCACGGCCACGGCGGCGAATGTCGAGTGGAAAAGCAACGTCTGCGCTGGGACATCCTCGATGCCTTCGCGCAGGCGGCGCAACAGGCGGGCATTCCCGCCACCGACGACTTCAACCGCGGCAGCAACGAGGGCGTGAGCTATTTCGAGGTCAACCAGAAAGGCGGCTGGCGCTGGAACACGGCCAAGGCCTTTTTGCGCCCGACCTGCTATGGCCGCCCGAACTTCGAACTCTGGAATGGCGCCCACGTCACTCGCCTGCTGTTCGACACCGCGCCTGACGGTAGCCAACGCTGCACCGGCGTCGAAGTGTGGACGGGCCAGGAAAAAATCACGGCGCACGCTACCCGCGAGGTGCTGCTCAGCGCGGGCGCCATCGGTTCGCCGCAAATCCTGCAGCTCTCGGGCGTGGGGCCTGCGGCGCTGCTGCAGCAACACGGCATCACGCCGCTGATCGACCTGCCGGGCGTGGGCGCCAATCTGCAGGACCATCTGCAGATCCGCGCCGTGTTCAAGGTGAAGGGCGCTCGCACGCTCAACACGCGGGCGGCGTCAAGCTGGGGCAAGGCGATGATCGGACTGGAATACGCTCTCAGGCGTACCGGCCCGATGAGCATGGCGCCCAGCCAGCTCGGCGTGTTCACCCGCAGCAGCGCGCAGTACGTCCACCCCAACATTCAGTACCACGTCCAGCCGCTCAGCCTGGACGCTTTCGGCGAACCGCTGCACAGCTTCGATGCCTTCACCGCCAGCGTCTGCAATCTCAACCCCGGCAGCCGCGGAACGGTGCAGATCAAAAGCCCGCGCTTTGCCGATGCACCGGCCATTTCTCCCCACTATCTCAGCACCGACGAGGATCGTCAGGTGGCGGCCGACAGCCTGCGCCTGACCCGCCGCATCGTGGCGCAACCGGCGCTGGCGCGCTACGCGCCGGAAGAGTTCAAGCCGGGTACGCAATTTCAGACCGATGCCGAACTCGCCCGCCTAGCCGGAGACATCGCCACCACCATTTTCCACCCCGCAGGAACGACGGCCATGGGCCGGGCCGACGACGCAGGTGCGGTGGTGGATACGCGGCTGCGCCTTCGCGATGGCCGCGGCGGCGTGGTGGCCGGGCTGCGCGTGGTCGACGCCGGGGTGATGCCCCGGATTCCCAGCGGCAACATCAACAGCCCGACGCTGATGATCGCCGAGAAAGCCGCACGCTGGATCCGCGCCGATGCGCAAACCCCGAGCTGA
- a CDS encoding CoA-acylating methylmalonate-semialdehyde dehydrogenase translates to MGAPHPFTGAADVAHFIAGRIVSAEGARKQAIFNPATGAVSRQVELADAAQVNAAVAAAHAAFPKWADMPPVRRARVMFKFLDLLNQHRDTLAAMITAEHGKVFTDAQGEVTRGIEIVEFACGIAQLLKGDYTEQVSTGIDNWTMRQPLGVVAGVTPFNFPCMVPMWMFPVAIAAGNTFVLKPSPLDPSPSLLMAELLKLAGLPDGVFNVVQGDKVAVDALLANPDVKAISFVGSTPVAHHIAQEAARQGKRVQALGGAKNHMVVMPDADLDQVVDALIGSAFGSAGERCMAISVGVLVGDVAEKILPRLVERTQALKVKNGMELDAEMGPIVTEAARERITGLIDSGVQQGAKLLVDGRGLAVPGHEKGFWIGGTVFDQVMPDMRIYQEEIFGPVLSCVRVPDFSSALDLVNAHAYGNGVACFTRDGHVAREFGRRVQAGMVGINVPIPVPMAWHGFGGWKASLFGDMHAYGEEGVRFYTKQKSIMQRWPESTPKGAEFVMPTSK, encoded by the coding sequence ATGGGCGCACCTCACCCGTTCACTGGCGCCGCCGATGTGGCGCATTTCATCGCGGGCCGCATCGTCTCGGCCGAAGGCGCGCGCAAGCAGGCCATATTCAACCCGGCCACGGGTGCGGTATCGCGACAGGTGGAACTGGCCGACGCGGCGCAGGTGAATGCCGCCGTCGCCGCCGCACACGCCGCGTTTCCGAAGTGGGCTGACATGCCGCCTGTGCGCCGCGCCCGGGTGATGTTCAAGTTTCTCGATCTGCTCAACCAGCACCGCGACACCCTGGCCGCCATGATCACCGCCGAGCACGGCAAGGTGTTCACCGACGCGCAGGGCGAGGTCACGCGGGGTATCGAAATCGTGGAGTTCGCCTGCGGCATTGCGCAACTGCTCAAGGGCGACTACACCGAGCAGGTGTCCACCGGCATCGACAACTGGACCATGCGCCAGCCGCTGGGCGTGGTGGCCGGCGTCACCCCGTTCAACTTCCCCTGCATGGTGCCGATGTGGATGTTCCCGGTGGCCATCGCGGCGGGCAATACCTTTGTGCTCAAGCCCAGCCCGCTCGATCCGTCTCCCAGCCTGCTCATGGCCGAATTGCTCAAACTAGCCGGCCTGCCCGACGGCGTGTTCAACGTCGTGCAGGGCGACAAGGTGGCGGTCGACGCCCTGCTGGCGAACCCGGACGTCAAGGCCATCAGCTTTGTCGGCTCGACCCCGGTGGCGCATCACATTGCACAAGAGGCCGCACGCCAGGGCAAGCGCGTGCAGGCGCTGGGCGGTGCCAAGAACCACATGGTGGTGATGCCCGACGCCGACCTCGACCAAGTCGTGGACGCGCTCATCGGCAGTGCCTTCGGCTCGGCGGGCGAACGCTGCATGGCCATCTCGGTAGGCGTGCTGGTGGGCGATGTGGCCGAAAAAATTCTGCCCCGGCTGGTCGAGCGTACGCAGGCGCTGAAGGTGAAGAACGGCATGGAGCTCGATGCCGAAATGGGCCCCATCGTCACCGAGGCGGCGCGCGAGCGCATCACCGGCCTGATCGACTCCGGCGTGCAGCAAGGCGCGAAGCTGCTGGTGGACGGTCGCGGTCTTGCAGTGCCCGGACATGAAAAAGGCTTCTGGATCGGCGGCACGGTGTTCGATCAGGTCATGCCCGACATGCGCATCTATCAGGAAGAAATCTTCGGCCCGGTGCTGTCCTGCGTGCGCGTGCCCGACTTCAGCTCGGCGCTTGATCTCGTGAACGCGCACGCCTACGGCAACGGCGTGGCGTGCTTCACGCGTGACGGCCACGTGGCGCGCGAGTTCGGCCGCCGGGTGCAGGCCGGCATGGTGGGCATCAACGTGCCCATTCCCGTACCGATGGCCTGGCACGGCTTCGGCGGCTGGAAAGCCAGCCTGTTTGGCGACATGCATGCCTATGGCGAAGAAGGCGTGCGCTTCTACACCAAGCAGAAGAGCATCATGCAGCGCTGGCCGGAAAGCACCCCCAAGGGCGCCGAGTTCGTCATGCCCACATCCAAGTAA
- a CDS encoding LysR family transcriptional regulator has translation MSTVSPPRDDLLWQQVHWLGAIAAQGSLTAAAQRLGVSKAAVSQQLAALERRIGVPLVRRTTRTLRLTEAGQRLVDETAPAFAHIVRSVGAVHDLAETPRGLVRVTAPVALGRQHVAPHLLSFLRKYSDIQVELELSDRLSNLPQEGFDLAVRHVAAPPENHVAWKLCDTRSLLVASAAYLRRHGQPQHPAELAQHACLTYLRPGAAVWMFEQPNAKDAEPQRVRVTVQGPLRANTSEVLREAARAGLGIALAPDFSLDLGGRSSTLRAVLPQWRAVGFFGQAIYAIRPWSPNTPRAIQLLVEHLRQALATGF, from the coding sequence ATGTCCACCGTTTCGCCCCCGCGTGACGACTTGCTCTGGCAGCAAGTGCACTGGCTGGGCGCCATTGCCGCTCAGGGCAGCCTGACGGCTGCCGCACAGCGACTCGGGGTCTCCAAGGCGGCGGTGAGTCAGCAGCTTGCCGCACTGGAGCGCCGTATCGGCGTGCCGCTGGTGCGCCGAACCACGCGCACCCTGCGTCTGACCGAGGCCGGGCAGCGACTGGTGGACGAGACGGCACCCGCATTCGCCCACATCGTGCGCAGCGTGGGGGCGGTGCACGATCTGGCGGAAACGCCGAGGGGTCTGGTGCGCGTGACCGCGCCCGTTGCCTTGGGACGCCAGCATGTGGCGCCGCACTTGTTGAGCTTTCTGCGCAAGTATTCCGATATTCAGGTGGAGCTGGAGTTGTCGGACCGGCTGAGCAATCTGCCGCAGGAAGGCTTCGATCTGGCCGTGCGCCATGTAGCCGCGCCGCCCGAAAACCATGTGGCCTGGAAACTGTGCGACACGCGCTCGCTGCTGGTGGCCAGTGCCGCGTATCTGCGTCGGCATGGTCAGCCGCAACATCCTGCAGAACTCGCGCAGCATGCCTGTCTGACCTATTTGAGGCCCGGAGCGGCGGTGTGGATGTTCGAGCAGCCAAACGCCAAAGACGCGGAGCCCCAGCGCGTGCGCGTCACTGTGCAGGGGCCGCTGCGCGCCAATACCAGTGAAGTGCTGCGCGAGGCGGCACGCGCCGGCCTGGGCATCGCCCTGGCACCCGACTTCAGCCTCGACTTGGGCGGGCGCTCATCCACGCTGCGAGCGGTATTGCCTCAATGGCGGGCCGTGGGGTTTTTCGGGCAGGCGATCTACGCGATCCGCCCCTGGAGTCCCAATACGCCCCGCGCCATTCAACTGCTGGTCGAGCACTTGCGGCAGGCGTTGGCAACGGGGTTTTGA
- a CDS encoding HesA/MoeB/ThiF family protein, with amino-acid sequence MAPGMSLDDRQLLRYSRHILLDEIGIEGQERICAGRALILGAGGLGSPAALYLASAGVGRITLVDDDTVDLTNLQRQIAHTEARIGQRKVDSAREAMRQINPYIEVDVIARRADAALLDELVSAADVALDCSDNFATRQALNRACVARGVPLVSGAAIRFAGQVSVFDTRCDAQGERGPCYACLFPPDAPMEEVQCATMGVLAPLVGLVGSLQAVEALKILSQTGKTLRGKLLLIDALDTDFQTINLPRNPHCPVCGDLHPHG; translated from the coding sequence ATGGCACCCGGCATGTCTCTCGACGATCGCCAACTGCTGCGTTATTCACGGCACATCCTGCTCGACGAAATCGGCATCGAAGGCCAGGAGCGCATCTGCGCGGGCCGCGCCCTCATTCTCGGCGCCGGCGGTCTGGGTTCGCCCGCAGCGCTCTACCTGGCCAGTGCGGGGGTCGGCCGCATCACCCTGGTGGACGACGATACGGTCGACCTGACCAACCTGCAACGGCAGATCGCCCATACCGAGGCGCGCATCGGACAGCGCAAGGTCGATTCCGCGCGCGAGGCGATGCGACAGATCAACCCGTATATCGAAGTCGATGTGATCGCCCGCCGTGCCGACGCAGCCCTGCTCGACGAACTCGTCTCGGCCGCAGACGTTGCCCTCGATTGCAGCGACAACTTCGCCACCCGTCAGGCGCTGAACCGCGCCTGCGTCGCGCGCGGCGTGCCTCTGGTCAGCGGTGCGGCTATCCGCTTTGCGGGCCAGGTCAGCGTGTTCGACACCCGGTGCGATGCGCAGGGTGAGCGCGGGCCCTGCTATGCCTGCCTGTTTCCGCCGGATGCGCCGATGGAAGAAGTGCAGTGCGCCACCATGGGCGTGCTCGCCCCTCTGGTCGGTCTGGTCGGCAGTCTGCAGGCTGTTGAAGCGCTGAAAATCCTCAGTCAGACTGGCAAAACCTTGCGCGGCAAGCTGTTGTTGATCGATGCACTGGACACTGATTTCCAGACCATCAATCTGCCGCGCAACCCGCACTGTCCGGTCTGCGGCGACCTACACCCCCACGGCTGA
- a CDS encoding S41 family peptidase: MASKFRVAAWVVVGAITGIMATLQVQALARNTVSPLPLEELQQFAAVYGLIKADFFEPVEGKKLIENAINGMVNNLDPHSEYLDKKNFKDFKESTSGKFVGVGIEIAAEDGLVKVVSPIEGSPAARAGIHAGDLITRIDNTAVKGLSLSDAVKLMRGKPGTKVTLTVLRKSENRTLTFTVTRELIQVQSVKGKMIAPGYGWIRITQFQADTLSSFVKKIDALYKEDPNMKGLILDLRNDPGGLLESAVGVASVFLPNDAVIVSTKGQMPEANSTYRNTPSDYMSRPGDNPLDTLPAGVKTVKLVVLINGGSASASEIVTGALQDYKRAVVMGTLSFGKGSVQTVLPLGPDTALKLTTARYYTPNGQSIQGKGITPNYEVDPLESGDPYAALRMREIDYKNQIGTGNESADSKRVEEDVRKQEEARRLLEAELQKDPNKLPKLPEYGSKEDWQVTQAMNYLEGKPVITAKQPASTAKAKTPATSAAASGPKADASGATKSK; encoded by the coding sequence ATGGCCAGTAAATTTCGAGTCGCAGCCTGGGTTGTCGTTGGTGCCATCACCGGCATCATGGCGACCCTGCAAGTCCAGGCGCTGGCGCGCAACACCGTTTCGCCGCTACCGCTGGAAGAACTGCAGCAGTTCGCCGCCGTGTACGGGCTGATCAAGGCCGACTTCTTTGAGCCGGTCGAGGGCAAGAAACTGATCGAAAACGCCATCAACGGCATGGTGAACAACCTCGATCCACACTCGGAATATTTGGATAAGAAGAACTTCAAGGACTTCAAGGAAAGCACCAGCGGCAAATTCGTCGGCGTGGGCATCGAAATCGCCGCCGAAGATGGTTTGGTGAAAGTGGTTTCGCCCATCGAGGGCTCGCCTGCTGCCCGGGCTGGCATTCATGCGGGCGACCTGATTACCCGCATCGACAATACCGCCGTCAAGGGTCTGAGCCTGAGCGACGCGGTCAAGCTCATGCGCGGCAAGCCGGGTACCAAGGTCACCCTCACCGTGCTGCGCAAGTCGGAAAACCGCACCCTCACCTTCACCGTGACCCGCGAGCTGATTCAGGTACAGAGCGTCAAGGGCAAGATGATCGCCCCGGGCTATGGCTGGATTCGTATCACCCAGTTCCAGGCGGACACGCTGAGCAGCTTCGTCAAAAAAATCGACGCGCTGTATAAGGAAGACCCGAACATGAAGGGCCTGATCCTCGATCTGCGCAACGATCCGGGCGGTCTGCTCGAAAGCGCCGTGGGCGTGGCTTCGGTGTTCCTGCCGAACGACGCCGTGATCGTCAGCACCAAGGGGCAGATGCCCGAGGCCAACTCCACCTACCGCAACACCCCGAGTGACTACATGAGCCGCCCGGGCGACAACCCGCTCGACACCCTGCCCGCGGGCGTTAAGACGGTGAAACTGGTGGTGCTCATCAACGGCGGATCGGCATCGGCCTCCGAAATCGTGACTGGCGCCTTGCAAGACTACAAGCGTGCAGTGGTCATGGGCACGCTGTCCTTCGGCAAGGGCTCGGTGCAGACCGTGCTGCCGCTCGGGCCCGATACCGCGCTCAAGCTCACCACGGCGCGCTACTACACCCCCAACGGCCAGTCGATCCAGGGCAAGGGCATCACCCCGAATTACGAGGTTGACCCGTTGGAGAGCGGCGACCCCTACGCCGCGCTGCGCATGCGCGAGATCGACTACAAGAACCAGATCGGCACCGGCAACGAGTCGGCCGACTCCAAGCGGGTCGAAGAAGATGTGCGCAAGCAGGAAGAAGCCCGGCGCCTGCTCGAAGCCGAACTCCAGAAAGACCCGAACAAGTTGCCGAAATTGCCCGAGTACGGCAGCAAGGAAGACTGGCAGGTGACGCAGGCGATGAATTATCTGGAAGGCAAGCCGGTCATCACGGCCAAGCAGCCGGCCAGCACGGCCAAGGCGAAAACCCCAGCCACGTCGGCTGCAGCCAGCGGCCCGAAGGCGGACGCCAGCGGCGCCACCAAGAGCAAGTAA